In a genomic window of Magnolia sinica isolate HGM2019 chromosome 16, MsV1, whole genome shotgun sequence:
- the LOC131229429 gene encoding protein DETOXIFICATION 33-like translates to MAGDDMEKGGLEPLKMQKLGYRSWEESKKMWSIAGPAILTSVLQFSIGFVTAAFVGRLGHVQLAAVSVVQTVVESFAYGILLGMGSALETLCGQAVGAGQMHMLGIYLQRSWIITGVTALVLTPIYVFTSHILKLFRQSNEISEVAGRYCIWVIPQLFAYALNFPMQKFFQSQSRVWVMAIISGAVLAFHILLNWALVTKLGYGLGGAALAGNISWWLVNLAQLVYLVAGYFPDAWTGFSLSVFQSLSAFIKLSLASAAMLCLELWYFSAVILLVGGLKNHTAIAIDAVSICMNLEVWALTIALGFNVAVSVRVSNELGAGHPKAAKFSVAVTAAASALVGVLFMAAVLIAKSDFPKLFTEKPEVIRETSKLGLLLAATILLNSIQPVLQGVAVGAGWQFSVAFVNIGCYYFIGLPLGGLLGFKFKLGVVGIWSGMLAGTLMQTVVLLWIMYRTNWEKEALQAEERIKTWGGPSESQEAS, encoded by the exons ATGGCAGGAGATGATATGGAAAAAGGAGGTTTAGAGCCATTGAAAATGCAGAAGTTGGGTTATAGGAGCTGGGAAGAATCAAAGAAGATGTGGTCCATAGCTGGGCCAGCAATTCTAACATCAGTGCTGCAGTTCTCAATTGGGTTTGTGACAGCAGCCTTTGTTGGGCGCCTGGGACATGTTCAGCTTGCTGCTGTCTCAGTTGTTCAGACTGTCGTTGAAAGCTTTGCATATGGGATTCTG CTAGGAATGGGAAGTGCACTAGAGACACTTTGCGGCCAAGCTGTTGGCGCTGGACAGATGCATATGCTTGGAATTTATCTGCAAAGATCATGGATCATAACCGGAGTTACAGCATTAGTTCTGACACCCATTTATGTATTCACCTCACACATTCTAAAGCTCTTTCGCCAGTCCAATGAGATATCAGAAGTTGCAGGCAGGTACTGCATATGGGTGATACCACAGTTGTTCGCATATGCACTGAATTTCCCAATGCAAAAGTTCTTCCAATCTCAGAGTAGAGTCTGGGTCATGGCCATCATCTCGGGGGCTGTCTTGGCCTTTCATATTCTGCTGAATTGGGCTTTGGTAACCAAGCTGGGATATGGCCTGGGGGGAGCTGCCTTAGCTGGGAACATTTCATGGTGGTTAGTAAATCTGGCTCAGCTAGTCTATCTAGTAGCTGGGTATTTTCCAGATGCATGGACTGGCTTCTCTTTATCAGTATTTCAGTCTCTCTCTGCGTTCATTAAACTCTCGCTTGCATCAGCCGCGATGTTATG CTTGGAGCTGTGGTATTTTAGTGCAGTGATCCTACTAGTGGGAGGCTTGAAAAACCATACAGCAATCGCTATTGATGCTGTTTCCATATG CATGAACTTGGAAGTGTGGGCATTGACGATTGCACTAGGTTTCAACGTTGCTGTCAG TGTGCGGGTCTCGAATGAACTAGGAGCAGGCCATCCAAAAGCTGCAAAGTTTTCAGTAGCAGTGACTGCTGCTGCATCAGCATTGGTTGGAGTTCTTTTCATGGCTGCAGTGCTCATCGCCAAGAGTGACTTCCCAAAGCTTTTCACAGAAAAACCAGAGGTCATAAGAGAAACATCCAAACTCGGGCTTCTTCTGGCAGCTACGATTCTTCTAAACAGCATTCAGCCCGTTCTACAGG GTGTAGCAGTAGGTGCGGGTTGGCAATTCTCAGTTGCCTTCGTAAATATAGGATGCTACTACTTTATCGGGTTGCCTCTTGGTGGCTTACTTGGGTTTAAGTTCAAGCTCGGTGTTGTG GGAATCTGGTCTGGAATGTTAGCGGGGACCCTGATGCAAACAGTTGTTTTGTTGTGGATCATGTACCGAACTAACTGGGAGAAGGAG GCTTTGCAAGCTGAGGAGAGGATCAAAACATGGGGCGGACCATCTGAGTCTCAAGAAGCCTCATGA